In a genomic window of Diabrotica undecimpunctata isolate CICGRU chromosome 2, icDiaUnde3, whole genome shotgun sequence:
- the LOC140433901 gene encoding uncharacterized protein produces MLPGYTVQRELFDILINFRLFKYCIVADLRHMYRQIRVNPEQVFLLNILWRDSPQEDLKCLQLETVTYGLNNSGFLSTRCLKELAQKHSDKFPLASDALLNCCYIDDVLYGCNDFETLFEIHRQLTECLNLACFSLHKWCANSPEFLAGISHISNEASYVINPENTNKILGLCWNSHSDHFSVLVPKVTVKDTYTKREVLSLIASIYDPIGLINPVVVSAKLIMRKIWLERSNWDDHLSPNLLTQWNLFLQTLPHLSNLKIPRLLQNSSNVTSTQIHGFSDASLSAYGACVYLRTSHENGFISCNLISSKSRVSPVKVVTLPRLELLGVLLLSNLVTKILSVLIPSQSQINSVNLWTDSEVVLAWINSHPSRWSTFVANRVTQIQELTSNHTWRHVRSKDNPADILSRGATPLQLLDCDLWFNGPQFLSDPHFDFNLFVYNGPSSINVDELPELKRVTHLIRKPDSQVYDALCKFSCFTRLQRAFAYCIRFIHNVRAKSRRRTGPLTPNELSSSELMIIKLTQSHFFSSKIQFLMDNRLLNDKSIGKLNPFLDSSQMIRVGGRLLFSDVSYDQKFPLLLPSKSHIVNLLLTREYRRLLHSGPQNTLSNVRLKFWPLDGLRQIKRIIQNCLTCYRFNAQVASQIMANLPRERVQIARPFINVGVDFGGPFPIKTSKLKRAPLTKAYMAVFVCLATRAVHVELISSLSTEAFLLTLKRFIARRGNPSIIFSDNGTNSLGAKNQLKELYELLLKGDTSESIRSFATSCQIQWKFIPPRSPHHGGIWEAAIKSFKYHLVRIMGNSNFTFEELSTVLSQIEAVLNSRPICALSDDPSDFAFLTPGHFLIGSNLMSYPELDLSDIQENKLSLWNKCTRIQQHMWKVWTRDYLNRLQNRPKWFTPQVGIKPDDLVLLKDENSPPLKWPIARVVETYPGKDNKVRVVKVRTPEGLYVRSIAKLCPLPMTHLQEF; encoded by the coding sequence ATGCTTCCTGGTTATACGGTACAACGCGAATTATTcgatattttgataaattttagattatttaaatactgtattGTAGCAGATCTACGTCATATGTACAGACAAATTCGAGTAAATCCCGAACAGGTATTTCTGTTGAACATCTTATGGCGTGATTCACCTCAAGAGGATTTGAAATGTCTTCAACTTGAAACTGTCACTTATGGATTAAATAACTCCGGTTTTCTCAGCACTAGATGTCTTAAGGAATTAGCTCAAAAACATTCCGACAAATTTCCCTTGGCTAGTGATGCTCTTTTAAATTGCTGTTATATCGATGATGTGCTGTATGGCTGTAACGATTTTGAAACACTCTTCGAAATTCATCGTCAATTAACCGAATGTTTGAACCTCGCTTGTTTCTCGCTTCATAAATGGTGTGCAAACTCACCTGAATTTCTCGCAGGTATTTCTCATATCTCTAATGAAGCTAGTTATGTAATCAATCCTGAAAATACGAACAAAATTCTCGGCCTATGTTGGAATTCTCACTCCGATCATTTTTCAGTTCTTGTGCCAAAGGTTACCGTTAAGGATACCTATACAAAAAGAGaagttctttctttaattgcttCCATTTATGACCCTATCGGATTGATTAACCCGGTAGTGGTATCTGCTAAATTAATTATGAGAAAGATTTGGTTAGAAAGGTCGAATTGGGATGACCACCTCAGTCCAAATTTACTTACACAATGGAATCTATTTTTACAAACACTTCCTCACCTCTCCAATCTCAAGATTCCTAGGTTGCTGCAAAATTCTAGCAATGTAACAAGTACTCAAATACATGGGTTTTCGGATGCAAGTCTTAGCGCGTATGGTGCTTGCGTTTATTTAAGAACATCACATGAAAATGGCTTTATCTCTTGCAATCTAATCTCCTCAAAGAGTCGTGTTAGTCCTGTAAAAGTTGTGACTCTTCCTCGATTAGAACTTCTAGGAGTATTATTACTCTCTAATCTTGTTACGAAGATTCTTTCTGTCTTGATTCCATCCCAATCTCAGATAAATTCTGTCAATTTATGGACAGATTCCGAAGTCGTCCTCGCATGGATTAATTCACACCCTTCTCGTTGGTCTACCTTTGTAGCCAATAGAGTAACTCAAATTCAAGAACTCACCTCCAACCATACATGGAGACATGTACGATCGAAAGACAACCCTGCGGATATATTATCTCGTGGTGCTACACCCTTGCAGTTACTTGATTGTGATCTTTGGTTTAATGGTCCTCAATTTTTGTCAGATCCACACTTTGATTTCAACCTCTTTGTATATAATGGTCCTTCGAGTATTAATGTTGATGAACTGCCTGAACTCAAAAGGGTTACTCATCTGATCAGAAAACCAGATTCACAAGTGTATGATGCCCTCTGCAAATTTTCATGTTTCACTCGACTTCAGAGAGCTTTTGCATACTGCATTCGTTTTATTCACAATGTAAGAGCTAAGTCTCGTAGACGTACAGGTCCTCTCACTCCAAATGAACTCTCTAGTTCTGAATTAATGATTATCAAATTGACCCAGTCACATTTCTTCAGTTCGAAAATCCAATTTTTAATGGATAATCGTCTGCTTAACGATAAGTCTATTGGTAAATTGAATCCCTTTCTAGATTCGTCTCAAATGATACGAGTAGGCGGTCGTCTTCTCTTTTCAGATGTTTCTTATGATCAGAAATTCCCTCTACTGTTGCCCTCAAAATCACATATTGTCAATTTATTACTTACCCGAGAATATAGAAGACTTCTACATTCTGGCCCTCAAAATACACTGTCCAATGTTAGATTGAAATTCTGGCCTCTTGATGGTCTTCGACAAATCaaacgtataatacaaaattgtcTCACTTGTTACCGTTTTAACGCACAAGTCGCTTCCCAAATCATGGCTAATCTCCCGAGGGAAAGAGTTCAAATTGCACGTCCATTTATAAACGTTGGAGTTGATTTTGGTGGTCCATTTCCAATCAAGACCTCTAAACTCAAGAGAGCTCCCCTTACTAAGGCCTATATGGCAGTGTTTGTATGTTTAGCTACTCGCGCCGTGCATGTGGAATTAATTTCCAGTCTTTCTACTGAAGCGTTCTTATTGACTCTGAAAAGATTTATCGCCCGAAGGGGTAATCCGAGtatcattttcagcgataatggCACCAACTCTCTAGGTGCGAAAAATCAATTGAAAGAACTTTATGAGTTGCTTCTCAAAGGTGATACCTCTGAATCTATTCGCTCTTTCGCTACTTCATGTCAAATTCAATGGAAGTTTATCCCTCCACGCTCACCACACCACGGTGGTATTTGGGAAGCTGCCATAAAGAGCTTCAAATATCATCTCGTAAGAATAATGGGTAACTCCAATTTTACTTTCGAAGAACTATCCACTGTACTTTCGCAGATTGAAGCAGTGCTCAATTCACGCCCTATCTGTGCGCTCTCAGACGACCCGTCCGATTTCGCCTTTCTTACTCCCGGACACTTCCTTATTGGATCTAACTTAATGTCTTATCCTGAATTAGATCTCTCTgatattcaagaaaataaattgtcTTTGTGGAATAAATGCACAAGAATTCAGCAGCATATGTGGAAGGTTTGGACTCGCGATTATCTTAATAGGCTTCAAAATAGACCTAAATGGTTCACTCCTCAGGTAGGCATAAAGCCTGATGATCTCGTCTTGCTTAAGGACGAAAACTCGCCTCCTCTCAAATGGCCTATAGCACGGGTAGTTGAGACATATCCGGGAAaggacaacaaggtaagagttgttAAGGTCAGAACTCCTGAAGGGTTATACGTTCGCTCTATTGCTAAACTGTGTCCTCTTCCTATGACTCACCTTCaagaattttaa
- the LOC140433900 gene encoding uncharacterized protein, translating to MSEDERFQTVKAKKACLNCLASGHSASSCTSASNCAKCNRRHHTLLHFSNASTHNSNSSRFRTNQDSRSLPTRNTHFQNTRHSQDSQENHNSQNTRQSHNMHDTPNSRTHSNVSRDPNTQSETSSSPAIPRIANQSQSNDVYRASSLSTLSGKKEVLLQTACVTIYDSHNNPVKVRCLTDSASQLSFITEELASRLKCIPYTKSLQISGISEICSTSNKMVDLNIFSNVNPTKHFTLSCAILPTITCKHPQITLDFNALKIPPNIHLADPEFCTPAEVQMLLGADVYFDLLTYGLIKLGPNLPTLTNTHLGYLVGGNVPQSSGSIDSYSILNIQENTQPRNEVSLFVQTQNIDSLVRSFWEIEEISSSTCTPKILTPSEQQAEDIFKSSLKILSSGRFQVDLPFKSPNEYKKLGESFFLAKKRFLNLEQKLIKSDQLYSQYKQFIHEYIALGHCRYVPLSTLKYSL from the coding sequence ATGTCTGAAGATGAGCGTTTTCAAACGGTCAAGGCAAAGAAAGCGTGTCTCAACTGCTTGGCTAGTGGTCATTCAGCAAGCTCATGTACCTCTGCGTCAAATTGCGCTAAATGTAACAGGAGACATCACACATTGCTCCACTTCTCTAACGCTTCTACTCATAACTCAAATAGTTCTCGTTTCAGAACAAATCAAGATTCTCGTAGTCTACCCACTAGAAACACTCATTTCCAAAACACTCGTCACTCTCAAGACTCACAAGAAAATCATAATTCTCAAAATACTCGCCAGTCTCACAATATGCATGATACTCCAAATTCTCGTACTCACTCTAATGTATCTCGTGATCCCAATACTCAAAGCGAAACTTCAAGTTCACCTGCAATCCCACGAATAGCAAATCAATCTCAGTCTAATGATGTCTACCGAGCATCATCTCTCTCTACACTCTCAGGCAAAAAGGAGGTTCTACTCCAAACAGCATgtgttacaatttatgattctcatAATAATCCCGTTAAGGTTCGCTGCCTTACAGACTCAGCTAGTCAGCTTTCGTTTATCACTGAGGAATTAGCAAGTCGCTTGAAATGTATTCCTTACACAAAAagtcttcaaatttctggaataTCCGAAATCTGTTCGACGTCGAATAAAATggtggatttaaatattttctcaaatgttaatcccacaaaacattttaCACTCTCTTGTGCGATTCTCCCAACCATCACTTGTAAGCACCCTCAAATTACATTGGATTTTAATGCTCTCAAAATTCCACCAAACATTCACCTAGCTGATCCAGAATTTTGTACTCCTGCCGAAGTTCAAATGCTGCTTGGAGCAGATGTTTATTTCGACTTACTTACTTACGGGTTAATAAAATTAGGCCCTAATCTTCCTACCTTAACAAATACTCATCTCGGTTATCTTGTAGGTGGAAATGTACCTCAATCATCTGGGTCAATTGACTCATATTCTATACTTAACATTCAAGAAAATACTCAACCTCGAAATGAAGTATCCTTGTTCGTTCAAACTCAAAATATCGATTCACTCGTACGGTCGTTTTGGGAAATAGAAGAAATCTCGTCTTCTACTTGTACTCCAAAAATCCTAACTCCTTCGGAGCAACAAgccgaagatatttttaaatcgtcACTTAAAATATTATCATCTGGTAGATTCCAAGTAGATCTCCCTTTCAAATCTCCCAACGAATATAAAAAATTGGGCGAATCGTTTTTCCTCGCAAAGAAGCGATTCCTAAACCTCGAACAGAAACTGATCAAGTCAGATCAATTATACTCACAGTATAAACAATTTATTCATGAATATATTGCACTTGGACATTGCAGATATGTGCCTCTCTCCACTCTGAAATATTCACtctga